A genome region from Nocardia sp. NBC_00565 includes the following:
- a CDS encoding MbtH family protein produces the protein MSTNPFDDEDGRFLVLVNDEEQHSLWPTFAEIPYGWRVVFDENSRAACVEYVDKNWTDMRPKSLRDAMAADNAARKAARPRSLAGDSR, from the coding sequence ATGAGCACCAATCCCTTCGACGACGAAGACGGCCGGTTCTTGGTTCTGGTCAACGACGAGGAGCAGCATTCCCTCTGGCCGACCTTTGCCGAGATCCCGTACGGCTGGAGAGTCGTGTTCGACGAAAACAGCCGGGCCGCCTGCGTCGAGTACGTCGACAAGAACTGGACAGATATGCGGCCGAAGAGTCTGCGCGATGCAATGGCCGCCGACAACGCGGCACGCAAGGCCGCCAGGCCCAGGTCCTTAGCCGGCGATAGCAGATAG
- a CDS encoding amino acid permease, producing MATPGTRWGGLFRTKSVEQSIRDTDEPDSKLRKDLTAWDLTIFGVAVVVGAGIFTLTAWTAGNVAGPSVSLAFVFAAIACGLTALCYAEFASTVPVAGSAYTFSYATFGELVAWIIGWDLVLEFALAVSVVAKGWSQYLGEVMGSHSPIVHLGSIDFDWGAVLLISVLGVLLAIGTKVSSRVSAVAVAIKLSVIALVLVVGATYFDKSNLTPYIPPSQPGAEGEGLRQSLFSYLTGAGHSNFGWYGLLAAASLVFFAFIGFDVVATAAEETKNPQRAVPRGILGSLIIVTILYVAVSLILTGMVPYTALSGEHATLATAFAQHGATWTKNIISIGALAGLTTVVMVMFLGQTRVLFAMSRDGLLPRRLAHTGKHGTPVRLTIVVGIVCSLLAGFVDFGTLEEMVNIGTLFAFVLVSVGVLILRRTRPDLPRGFRVPLVPLIPILAVLACLWLMLNLSVETWLRFIIWMALGLIVYFAYSRRHSVLGNTPTANSADDALPPTSAATRE from the coding sequence GTGGCGACCCCTGGAACTCGATGGGGCGGTCTGTTCCGCACCAAGTCGGTCGAGCAGTCGATCCGGGACACCGACGAACCCGACTCGAAACTGCGCAAGGACCTGACCGCCTGGGACCTCACCATCTTCGGTGTCGCCGTGGTCGTCGGTGCAGGCATCTTCACGCTCACCGCGTGGACCGCCGGCAATGTGGCCGGGCCGTCGGTCTCGCTGGCCTTCGTCTTCGCCGCCATCGCCTGCGGATTGACCGCGCTGTGCTACGCCGAATTCGCCTCGACCGTGCCAGTGGCGGGCAGCGCTTATACCTTCTCCTACGCCACTTTCGGTGAACTCGTCGCGTGGATCATCGGCTGGGACCTGGTTCTGGAGTTCGCGCTCGCGGTTTCGGTGGTCGCCAAGGGGTGGTCGCAGTATCTCGGTGAGGTGATGGGGTCGCATTCACCGATCGTGCATCTGGGTTCGATCGACTTCGACTGGGGCGCAGTACTTCTCATCTCGGTACTCGGCGTACTGCTGGCAATCGGCACCAAGGTGTCCTCGCGCGTCTCGGCGGTGGCCGTCGCCATCAAACTGAGCGTGATCGCGCTGGTGCTCGTCGTCGGCGCGACCTATTTCGACAAGTCGAACCTCACGCCCTACATCCCGCCGTCACAGCCGGGCGCCGAAGGCGAGGGGCTGCGCCAGTCGCTGTTCTCCTACCTCACCGGCGCGGGGCACAGCAACTTCGGCTGGTACGGCCTGCTCGCTGCGGCGAGTTTGGTGTTCTTCGCGTTCATCGGCTTCGACGTCGTCGCGACCGCCGCCGAGGAGACGAAAAACCCGCAGCGCGCGGTGCCCCGCGGCATCCTCGGATCGCTGATCATCGTCACGATCCTCTACGTCGCGGTATCCCTGATCCTCACCGGCATGGTGCCCTACACCGCGCTGTCCGGCGAGCATGCAACGCTCGCAACGGCTTTCGCGCAGCACGGGGCCACCTGGACGAAGAACATCATCTCCATCGGCGCGCTGGCCGGGCTCACCACGGTCGTCATGGTGATGTTCCTCGGGCAGACCCGCGTGCTGTTCGCGATGTCGCGCGACGGTCTGCTGCCGCGCCGCCTCGCCCACACCGGCAAGCACGGCACGCCGGTCCGGCTCACCATCGTTGTCGGCATCGTCTGTTCCCTACTCGCCGGATTCGTGGACTTCGGCACCCTCGAAGAGATGGTCAATATCGGCACCCTCTTCGCCTTCGTGCTGGTCTCGGTCGGCGTCCTGATCCTGCGCCGTACCCGCCCCGATCTCCCGCGCGGCTTCCGCGTCCCACTGGTCCCGCTGATCCCGATCCTGGCCGTGCTGGCCTGCCTCTGGCTGATGCTCAACCTCTCGGTCGAAACCTGGCTGCGCTTCATCATCTGGATGGCACTGGGCCTGATCGTGTATTTCGCCTACAGCCGCCGACACTCCGTCCTCGGCAACACGCCCACGGCGAATTCCGCCGACGACGCACTGCCGCCGACCTCGGCAGCCACGCGAGAATAG
- a CDS encoding peptide MFS transporter, whose translation MSDAAMAEQSVRDRTLFGHPIGLTNLFGVELWERFSFYGMLTILGYYLYYSTTEGGLGLSQSTGVGIVGAYGGLVYLSTVLGGWVADRLIGMERTVFYGGVVVVAGHIALAILPGLTGVGVGLVLVALGSGGLKANASSLLGTLYQPGDSRFDGGFTLFYLGINLGAFVGPLLTGLLQRNWGFHYGFGAAAVGMALGLAQYVVFRRNLGDAGKHVPNPLPRSAVGPIAALVVGAAIVVVLAMVTGLVNLDNLSEVTTGVIIAAALAYFVIMLTSAEVTPIERSRVRAFIPLFIANAVFWSLFQQIFTVLAVYSDERMNWRVFGWTAPSNWIGSVEPVWIICLSPLFALMWTKLGNRAPSTPRKFALGVIGMGLAFWLFVLFSGTSGKSVPALAVLLIMGAFAVSELLLSPIGLSVTTQLAPEAFRAQMMALYFFSVGIGTSMSGTLARFYDADHEFAYFGITGAVAICAGLIVVALTPWVSRHMAGVH comes from the coding sequence ATGTCCGATGCAGCAATGGCGGAGCAATCGGTCCGGGACCGGACCCTGTTCGGTCACCCCATCGGGTTGACCAACCTCTTCGGAGTCGAACTCTGGGAACGGTTCTCGTTCTACGGGATGCTCACCATCCTCGGGTACTACCTCTACTACTCGACGACCGAGGGCGGACTCGGCCTGTCGCAGAGCACCGGTGTCGGCATCGTCGGCGCGTACGGCGGTCTGGTGTATCTGTCGACGGTGCTCGGCGGTTGGGTCGCCGACCGGTTGATCGGCATGGAGCGCACCGTCTTCTACGGCGGCGTCGTGGTGGTGGCCGGACATATCGCGCTGGCGATCCTGCCGGGGCTGACCGGTGTCGGCGTCGGCCTGGTCTTGGTCGCGCTCGGCAGCGGCGGGCTCAAGGCCAATGCGTCCTCGCTGCTCGGCACGCTGTACCAGCCCGGTGACTCGCGCTTCGACGGCGGCTTCACACTGTTCTACCTGGGCATCAACCTGGGCGCGTTCGTCGGCCCGCTGCTCACCGGTCTGCTGCAACGGAATTGGGGCTTCCACTACGGCTTCGGCGCGGCCGCGGTCGGCATGGCATTGGGACTTGCCCAGTACGTGGTGTTCCGGCGCAATCTCGGCGACGCGGGCAAGCATGTGCCCAATCCGTTGCCGCGCAGCGCCGTCGGGCCGATCGCCGCGCTGGTGGTGGGTGCGGCCATCGTGGTCGTGCTGGCCATGGTCACCGGACTGGTGAATCTGGACAACCTCTCCGAGGTCACCACGGGTGTCATCATCGCGGCCGCGCTCGCCTACTTCGTGATCATGCTGACCAGCGCCGAGGTGACGCCGATCGAGCGCAGCCGGGTCCGCGCGTTCATTCCGCTGTTCATCGCGAACGCGGTCTTCTGGTCGCTGTTCCAGCAGATCTTCACCGTGCTCGCGGTCTACTCCGACGAGCGGATGAACTGGCGCGTCTTCGGCTGGACCGCACCGTCGAACTGGATCGGCTCGGTCGAACCGGTGTGGATCATCTGCCTGTCGCCGCTGTTCGCGCTGATGTGGACCAAGCTGGGCAATCGCGCGCCGAGCACACCGCGCAAATTCGCGCTCGGCGTGATCGGGATGGGACTGGCGTTCTGGTTGTTCGTGCTGTTCTCGGGCACCAGCGGGAAGTCGGTTCCGGCGCTGGCGGTGCTGCTCATCATGGGCGCCTTCGCGGTCTCGGAGCTGCTGCTTTCGCCGATCGGTCTCTCGGTGACCACGCAGTTGGCGCCCGAGGCGTTCCGCGCACAGATGATGGCGCTGTACTTCTTCTCCGTTGGCATCGGCACCTCGATGTCCGGTACTTTGGCTCGGTTCTATGACGCGGACCACGAATTCGCCTACTTCGGTATCACCGGAGCGGTGGCGATTTGTGCCGGTCTGATCGTCGTCGCACTCACACCATGGGTGAGCCGACATATGGCCGGTGTGCATTGA
- a CDS encoding VOC family protein — protein sequence MALSWKLVIDSVNAPALADFWAAALEYEVEDPSPLIEQLLAAGHLPEEAVVEYGGHKIFRGYAAIRHPEDPFDQTSGVGHGRRLLFQDVPEGKSGKNRLHIDIHSESGDLDKLVARLEELGATRVREVDQGPAGHWWIMRDPEGNEFCAA from the coding sequence ATGGCATTGAGTTGGAAGCTGGTCATCGACAGCGTGAACGCCCCCGCCCTCGCCGACTTCTGGGCCGCGGCACTCGAGTACGAGGTGGAAGATCCGAGCCCGCTGATCGAGCAGTTGCTCGCCGCCGGGCACCTGCCCGAGGAGGCGGTCGTCGAATATGGCGGCCACAAGATCTTCCGCGGCTATGCCGCGATCCGCCACCCCGAGGACCCATTCGACCAGACCAGTGGCGTCGGTCACGGTCGGCGACTGCTCTTCCAGGACGTGCCCGAGGGCAAGTCCGGCAAGAACCGCCTGCATATCGACATCCATAGCGAGTCAGGTGACCTCGACAAACTGGTGGCCCGGCTGGAAGAGCTGGGAGCGACCCGCGTCCGCGAGGTCGACCAGGGGCCCGCCGGGCACTGGTGGATCATGCGAGATCCGGAAGGCAACGAATTCTGCGCCGCGTAA
- a CDS encoding neutral zinc metallopeptidase, with the protein MKCSSARVALLIAAIVTLVSLLGTGCAPVSAVDAVQISDPVEMAAAEPPLSANTLHADLRLAPFRCGLPAIGMSAADQRQFVQTALDCLAKTWGATLSSAGMTVAPLELVVVDSVTSGCSKQVQPTDAAFYCGGRVYWPTDDPIHHGWGPLLPQYLLFVVMHEYGHHLQSSTGILRKADTDIGSAGEKSPLGLELSRRIELQAQCLAGVTLAAAQAGGLVTPSAAAELIEIQADTEEDPTHGTGTNSQRWAEAGYRSTSTSVCNTWAAAPDEVN; encoded by the coding sequence ATGAAGTGCTCGAGCGCGCGAGTTGCGCTGTTGATCGCCGCGATCGTCACGCTGGTTTCGCTGCTCGGCACCGGGTGCGCACCGGTATCCGCGGTGGACGCGGTGCAGATATCCGATCCGGTCGAAATGGCCGCGGCCGAGCCGCCGCTGTCGGCCAATACCCTGCACGCCGATCTGCGGCTCGCACCATTTCGGTGTGGGCTGCCTGCGATCGGCATGAGCGCGGCCGACCAGCGGCAGTTCGTCCAGACTGCCCTGGACTGCCTGGCGAAGACATGGGGCGCGACCCTGAGCTCGGCCGGTATGACCGTGGCGCCGCTGGAGCTGGTCGTGGTGGACAGCGTGACGTCCGGCTGCTCGAAGCAGGTCCAGCCGACCGATGCCGCCTTCTACTGCGGCGGGCGCGTGTACTGGCCCACCGACGATCCGATTCATCACGGCTGGGGCCCGTTGCTCCCGCAGTACCTGCTGTTCGTCGTGATGCACGAATACGGCCACCACCTGCAGTCCTCCACCGGCATCCTGCGCAAGGCCGATACGGACATCGGTAGCGCGGGCGAGAAGTCCCCGCTCGGCCTGGAACTCAGCAGACGAATCGAACTGCAGGCCCAATGCCTGGCCGGAGTGACGCTGGCAGCCGCACAGGCGGGCGGCCTGGTAACCCCGTCCGCGGCCGCCGAGTTGATCGAAATACAAGCCGATACCGAAGAGGACCCGACCCACGGCACCGGGACCAACAGCCAGCGCTGGGCCGAGGCGGGTTATCGAAGCACGTCCACATCGGTATGCAATACGTGGGCAGCAGCGCCGGACGAGGTGAACTGA
- a CDS encoding Ppx/GppA phosphatase family protein, with product MSDRVAAVDCGTNSIRLLIADVLGDGRLADVHREMRIVRLGQGVDATGSLAPEAIERTRIALADYVALMREAGVSRVRMVATSATRDAANREDFFAMARAELGAVVSGAEAEVITGDEEARLSFTGAVGELSSATGPFVVVDLGGGSTELVLGDSAGVRAAFSADIGCVRITERCLPGNPPTAEQVAAAREFAAERLAEAFAEVPVDGAHTWVGVAGTMTTIAAVALDLPEYDSERVHLTHLTLDQIRDVCDRLIAMNHDQRAALGPMHPGRVDVIGGGAVITEVLAAELSRRADISELIVSEHDILDGIALSIA from the coding sequence ATGAGTGACCGGGTAGCGGCCGTGGATTGCGGCACCAACTCCATTCGACTATTGATCGCCGATGTGCTCGGCGACGGGCGGCTGGCGGATGTGCACCGGGAGATGCGCATCGTCCGGCTCGGGCAGGGTGTGGACGCGACCGGTTCGCTCGCGCCGGAGGCCATCGAGCGCACCAGGATCGCGCTCGCCGACTATGTCGCGCTCATGCGGGAGGCCGGTGTCAGCCGGGTGCGGATGGTCGCCACCTCGGCCACTCGGGATGCCGCCAATCGCGAGGACTTCTTCGCCATGGCGCGTGCCGAACTCGGCGCCGTGGTGTCGGGTGCGGAGGCCGAGGTGATCACCGGTGACGAGGAGGCGCGGCTGTCCTTTACCGGCGCGGTCGGTGAACTGTCCAGTGCGACAGGGCCTTTCGTCGTCGTCGATCTCGGTGGCGGTTCGACCGAACTCGTCCTGGGCGACAGCGCCGGTGTGCGGGCCGCGTTCTCCGCAGATATCGGCTGTGTCCGGATCACCGAGCGCTGTCTGCCCGGTAATCCGCCGACCGCCGAACAGGTCGCCGCCGCACGGGAATTCGCCGCCGAACGACTAGCCGAGGCCTTCGCCGAGGTGCCCGTCGATGGCGCGCACACCTGGGTCGGCGTGGCTGGCACCATGACCACCATCGCCGCCGTAGCCCTCGATCTCCCCGAATACGACTCCGAGCGCGTCCATCTCACCCACCTGACCTTGGATCAGATCCGCGACGTCTGCGACCGCCTCATCGCCATGAACCACGACCAGCGCGCCGCCCTGGGTCCCATGCATCCGGGCCGCGTCGACGTCATCGGCGGCGGCGCCGTCATCACCGAAGTCCTCGCCGCCGAATTGTCCCGCCGCGCCGACATCTCCGAACTCATCGTCAGCGAACACGACATCCTCGACGGCATCGCCCTGTCCATCGCCTGA
- a CDS encoding DUF501 domain-containing protein, translating into MSTPNERDLETIAKQLGREPRGVLAVAYRTPDGLPAVVKTAPRLPDGTPFPTLYYLTDPRLTAEASRQESAGVMREMTERLATDPELAAAYRAAHESYLAERNEIESLGTDFTGGGMPERVKCLHVLIAHALAKGPGVNPFGDEAVAMAADNGLRGTAIPADWPEYKRSHDGQ; encoded by the coding sequence GTGAGCACGCCGAACGAGCGCGATCTCGAGACCATCGCCAAGCAGCTGGGACGCGAGCCGCGCGGCGTACTCGCCGTCGCGTACCGCACCCCGGACGGGCTGCCCGCGGTGGTCAAGACCGCGCCGCGGCTGCCCGACGGCACCCCCTTCCCGACCCTGTACTACCTGACCGATCCGCGGCTCACGGCCGAGGCGAGCAGGCAGGAATCCGCCGGCGTCATGCGGGAAATGACCGAACGCCTCGCCACCGACCCGGAATTGGCCGCCGCCTATCGCGCCGCCCACGAGAGCTATCTGGCCGAACGCAACGAAATCGAGTCGCTCGGTACCGATTTCACCGGCGGCGGCATGCCGGAGCGGGTGAAATGCCTGCACGTGCTGATCGCACATGCGCTGGCCAAGGGCCCTGGCGTCAATCCCTTCGGTGACGAAGCGGTGGCGATGGCCGCCGACAATGGGTTGCGCGGCACCGCGATTCCCGCCGACTGGCCCGAGTACAAGCGGTCCCACGACGGGCAGTGA
- a CDS encoding FtsB family cell division protein, which produces MTERRARGTSPAGRGNRRTSRAARSRPAAESPAAAPNRTRRQSSEKAKPQKIEPRAGHEDRHDRTILGLSTGKAVILAIVVCALALTLAVPLRTYFTQRAEAANLAQERSELEADLARLRDRRAQQQDPAYVRSEARDRLRLVMPGETPYIVQVPGIEAPAPPAAPTQSKAPEPWYTDLWRSISQPQPAPAPAAAPAAPPPAAPPASEGPR; this is translated from the coding sequence ATGACGGAGCGACGTGCGCGTGGGACCAGTCCGGCCGGACGTGGGAACCGCCGCACGTCGCGCGCCGCCAGATCCCGCCCGGCCGCCGAGAGTCCGGCGGCCGCGCCCAATCGGACGCGCAGACAGTCCAGTGAGAAGGCGAAGCCGCAGAAGATAGAGCCGCGCGCCGGGCACGAGGACAGGCACGATCGCACCATTCTCGGGCTCTCCACCGGCAAAGCGGTCATTCTGGCCATCGTGGTGTGCGCTTTGGCGCTCACCTTGGCCGTGCCGCTGCGCACCTACTTCACCCAGCGCGCCGAGGCCGCAAACCTGGCCCAGGAGCGCAGCGAACTCGAGGCCGATCTGGCTCGACTGCGGGATCGCCGTGCGCAGCAACAGGATCCGGCCTATGTCCGCTCCGAGGCCAGGGACCGGCTGCGGCTGGTGATGCCCGGCGAGACGCCCTACATCGTGCAGGTGCCCGGCATCGAAGCGCCCGCTCCGCCCGCCGCGCCGACCCAGTCGAAGGCGCCCGAGCCCTGGTATACCGACCTGTGGCGCAGCATCTCCCAACCGCAGCCGGCTCCGGCGCCCGCGGCCGCACCGGCCGCGCCACCGCCTGCCGCGCCGCCAGCATCGGAAGGACCCAGGTGA
- the eno gene encoding phosphopyruvate hydratase produces MAIIEQVGAREILDSRGNPTVEVEIALDDGTLTRAAVPSGASTGEHEAVELRDGGERYGGKGVQKAVEGVLDEIAPAVIGLDAVEQRTVDQVLLDLDGTPDKSRLGANALLGVSLAVARAAAESSGLELFRYLGGPNAHVLPVPMMNILNGGAHADSGVDVQEFMVAPIGAATFKESLRWGTEVYHALKSVLKSKGLSTGLGDEGGFAPSVAGTKEALDLIGVAIAKTGLKLGTDVALALDVAATEFYTAGTGYKFEGSVRSAAEMAQFYADLLTAYPLVSIEDPLSEDDWDGWVALTDQIGDKVQLVGDDLFVTNPERLEEGITKGAANALLVKVNQIGTLTETLDAVELAHRNGYKTMMSHRSGETEDTTIADLAVAVGSGQIKTGAPARSERVAKYNQLLRIEDALGDSARYAGDVAFPRFAFEG; encoded by the coding sequence GTGGCCATCATCGAACAGGTCGGAGCTCGCGAGATCCTGGATTCTCGCGGAAACCCCACTGTCGAGGTCGAGATCGCCCTCGACGACGGCACCCTGACCCGGGCAGCCGTGCCCTCGGGCGCATCCACCGGCGAGCACGAGGCCGTCGAACTGCGTGACGGTGGGGAGCGCTACGGCGGCAAGGGTGTACAGAAGGCCGTCGAGGGCGTCCTCGACGAGATCGCGCCCGCCGTCATCGGACTCGACGCGGTCGAGCAGCGCACCGTCGACCAGGTCCTGCTGGATCTGGACGGCACCCCGGACAAGTCCCGCCTCGGCGCGAACGCGCTGCTCGGCGTCTCGCTCGCGGTGGCCCGCGCCGCCGCCGAATCCTCGGGCCTCGAGCTGTTCCGCTACCTGGGCGGCCCGAACGCACACGTGCTTCCGGTGCCGATGATGAACATCCTCAATGGTGGCGCGCACGCCGACAGCGGCGTCGACGTCCAGGAGTTCATGGTCGCCCCGATCGGCGCGGCGACGTTCAAGGAGTCGCTGCGCTGGGGGACGGAGGTCTACCACGCGCTCAAGTCGGTGCTGAAGTCCAAGGGCCTGTCCACCGGTCTCGGCGACGAGGGTGGCTTCGCGCCGTCCGTCGCGGGCACCAAGGAGGCGCTCGACCTGATCGGTGTCGCCATCGCGAAGACCGGCCTCAAGCTGGGCACCGATGTGGCGCTGGCCCTCGATGTCGCGGCCACCGAGTTCTACACCGCGGGCACTGGTTACAAGTTCGAGGGCAGCGTGCGTTCGGCCGCCGAGATGGCGCAGTTCTACGCCGATCTGCTCACCGCCTACCCGCTGGTCTCCATCGAGGACCCGCTGTCGGAGGACGACTGGGACGGCTGGGTCGCGCTGACCGATCAGATCGGTGACAAGGTGCAGCTCGTCGGTGACGACCTGTTCGTCACCAACCCGGAGCGTCTGGAAGAGGGCATCACCAAGGGCGCGGCCAACGCGCTGCTGGTGAAGGTCAACCAGATCGGCACGCTCACCGAGACCCTGGACGCGGTCGAGCTGGCGCACCGCAACGGCTACAAGACGATGATGAGCCACCGCTCCGGCGAGACCGAGGACACCACCATCGCCGATCTCGCCGTCGCCGTCGGCAGCGGTCAGATCAAGACCGGTGCCCCCGCGCGCAGCGAGCGCGTCGCCAAGTACAACCAGCTGCTGCGCATCGAGGACGCGCTCGGCGACTCCGCGCGCTATGCGGGGGATGTCGCGTTCCCGCGGTTCGCGTTCGAGGGCTAG
- a CDS encoding lytic transglycosylase domain-containing protein, producing MLLKLTGALAAAAVTLVLAGCGSERSLPPIPEGIPPGPGTPLPVIDLDAPGRTAVQLRGWADEQSDTLGIPSVALEAYGYAAAIMGRSRPDCGIAWTTVAGIASVESKHGSHRGSEVDADGTVRPPIIGIALDGAPGVALVKDTDGGKLDGDSVYDRALGPLQFIPETWKRWGVDANGDGVTDPQNIDDAALTAARYLCASSGDLTSERGWQQALLTYNQSNTYLLTVRDRAAAYSVGRRA from the coding sequence GTGCTCCTGAAACTGACCGGCGCCTTGGCCGCCGCCGCGGTGACCCTCGTGCTAGCCGGTTGCGGTTCGGAACGCAGTCTGCCGCCGATTCCCGAAGGCATTCCGCCCGGTCCCGGCACACCGCTGCCCGTCATCGATCTGGACGCTCCGGGTCGGACCGCCGTGCAGTTGCGCGGGTGGGCCGATGAGCAATCCGACACTCTCGGCATTCCGAGCGTCGCGCTGGAGGCGTACGGCTATGCCGCGGCGATCATGGGCAGATCCCGGCCCGATTGCGGGATCGCCTGGACCACCGTCGCCGGAATCGCCAGCGTGGAAAGTAAGCACGGCAGCCACCGGGGTTCGGAAGTCGACGCCGACGGCACCGTGCGCCCGCCGATCATCGGCATCGCGCTGGACGGTGCGCCGGGCGTGGCGCTGGTCAAGGACACCGACGGCGGCAAACTCGACGGCGACTCGGTCTATGACAGGGCCCTGGGCCCCTTGCAATTCATCCCGGAAACCTGGAAGCGCTGGGGTGTCGACGCCAACGGCGACGGCGTGACCGATCCGCAGAACATCGACGACGCCGCCCTCACCGCGGCCCGCTACCTGTGCGCGAGCAGCGGTGATCTGACCTCCGAGCGCGGCTGGCAGCAAGCCCTGTTGACCTACAACCAATCCAATACCTATCTGCTCACCGTGCGCGATCGCGCCGCCGCGTACAGCGTCGGACGCAGGGCGTAA
- a CDS encoding ABC transporter ATP-binding protein codes for MSDPVVVDALTVRGSNGQELFGPTTFRVAAGAVTALTGPSGSGKTTLMRALLGHLPTGAARSAGSALVSGHDVFALNSKALQRFRRDHIAYVGQDPGSALNPMMRVRTLLNEVSHPSAAAVHETLELVGLSAEHLRRRPGELSGGQQRRVALARALVRHTGILVLDEPLAGLHGSLRTEIARLLVDIAAQRSAAILLSGHDTATIHTIADDVVELGAVATEGIGVALHLPVPSAAVPMVDRSAEADDALTPVHEASIASGSVSVRPILEGNGSVAVQARTVELATEPMKPLLHARDINASIAGTDVLADIDIALPSGAALAIVGASGAGKTTLARVIAGLHRTATGSLELGGTPVPVGRGRRTRNGRNGIQLVTQNPLSALNPRRTVAQTLGRPLRRIGGIPKRRLAQHITDLLDSVDLAPELATRYPHELSGGQRQRVALARALAAEPAVLVCDEITSALDHTTAVSIMRLLDRIRADHDTGLLVITHDMPLVAGHCSHLVVLDHGRIVESGDVTTVLASPTHTATRELLG; via the coding sequence ATGAGTGACCCTGTCGTCGTCGATGCGCTGACCGTGCGCGGATCGAATGGTCAGGAGTTGTTCGGGCCCACCACGTTTCGCGTTGCGGCAGGTGCCGTTACGGCGCTGACCGGTCCGTCCGGGTCGGGCAAGACGACTTTGATGCGTGCGCTGCTGGGGCATCTGCCGACGGGGGCGGCCCGATCCGCGGGTTCGGCGCTGGTTTCCGGGCACGATGTGTTCGCGCTGAATTCCAAGGCGCTGCAACGGTTCCGGCGTGATCATATCGCCTACGTCGGCCAGGATCCGGGCTCGGCGCTCAATCCCATGATGCGGGTGCGCACGCTGCTCAACGAGGTCAGCCATCCGTCGGCCGCCGCGGTGCACGAAACCTTGGAACTGGTCGGGCTATCCGCAGAGCATCTGCGTCGCCGCCCCGGCGAACTCTCCGGCGGTCAGCAGCGTCGGGTGGCGCTCGCGCGCGCCCTGGTCCGCCATACCGGGATCCTCGTCCTCGATGAACCCCTCGCCGGTCTCCATGGATCCTTGCGCACCGAAATCGCCCGCCTGCTGGTCGATATCGCGGCTCAGCGGTCCGCCGCCATACTGCTGTCCGGTCACGACACCGCCACTATCCACACCATCGCGGATGATGTGGTGGAACTCGGTGCCGTGGCTACCGAAGGCATCGGAGTTGCGCTACACCTGCCTGTACCGAGCGCCGCGGTACCCATGGTGGACCGGTCGGCCGAGGCAGACGACGCGCTCACGCCGGTCCACGAGGCGTCCATTGCGTCGGGTTCGGTAAGTGTGCGGCCGATTCTCGAGGGAAATGGTTCGGTAGCAGTACAAGCCAGGACAGTCGAGTTGGCGACCGAGCCCATGAAACCCCTACTGCACGCTCGGGATATCAACGCCTCGATCGCCGGAACCGACGTGCTGGCCGACATCGATATCGCGCTTCCCAGCGGCGCGGCACTGGCGATTGTCGGAGCCTCGGGAGCGGGCAAAACCACCCTCGCGCGAGTGATCGCCGGTCTGCACCGCACGGCAACGGGCTCGCTCGAACTGGGCGGCACACCGGTCCCGGTCGGGCGCGGTCGGCGAACTCGGAACGGCCGCAATGGTATTCAGCTGGTCACCCAGAACCCGCTGTCCGCACTCAATCCGCGCCGCACCGTCGCCCAGACGCTGGGCCGCCCCCTGCGCCGGATCGGCGGCATACCGAAACGGCGACTGGCGCAGCACATCACCGATCTGCTCGATTCCGTCGACCTCGCCCCCGAATTGGCGACCCGCTACCCGCACGAACTCTCCGGCGGCCAACGTCAGCGCGTGGCACTGGCCAGAGCGCTCGCGGCCGAGCCCGCCGTCCTGGTCTGTGATGAGATCACCTCGGCCCTCGATCACACCACCGCCGTCTCGATCATGCGACTGCTCGACCGCATCCGCGCCGACCACGACACCGGCCTACTCGTCATCACCCACGACATGCCCCTCGTTGCCGGCCATTGCTCGCATCTCGTCGTCCTCGACCACGGCCGCATCGTCGAATCCGGTGACGTCACCACGGTTCTCGCGTCCCCAACCCATACCGCAACCCGCGAACTACTCGGCTGA